From the genome of Geobacter sp. SVR, one region includes:
- a CDS encoding selenium metabolism-associated LysR family transcriptional regulator yields the protein MTLKQLEVFLAVAETRSFSKGAERSCITQSTASQHILALEDELQIRLFDRGRGGVHLTEAGKLFFERADRILAECENSRLAISRFRGMEDVVLKVGASNIPATCLIPGMLSRFQEACPRVRLEVMQGDSRWVARQLVEETIELGFTGARSDDERLQFEPIGEDSVICAVSPCMAESAGYGLSQSELCQVPLVVREQGSGTQQAVYEALADAGIRREALRTVAVLGSNEAVRRAALNGTGYAFVSSISVAEDIARGVLVTVTIPGLSITRKFYAARRAGRELSPAAAALWQLMLA from the coding sequence GTGACATTGAAACAGCTCGAAGTATTTCTTGCCGTTGCCGAGACCCGCAGTTTCTCTAAGGGGGCGGAACGGTCCTGCATTACGCAATCCACTGCCAGCCAGCATATCCTTGCCCTTGAGGACGAATTGCAGATCAGGCTTTTCGACCGCGGCCGGGGAGGGGTCCATCTGACCGAAGCGGGCAAGCTGTTTTTCGAGCGGGCCGACAGAATCCTGGCTGAGTGCGAAAACTCCCGGCTGGCGATCAGTCGGTTTCGCGGCATGGAGGATGTGGTGCTGAAAGTCGGAGCCAGCAACATTCCCGCAACCTGTCTGATACCGGGTATGCTGAGCCGCTTCCAGGAGGCCTGCCCCCGGGTTCGCCTGGAGGTGATGCAGGGGGACAGCCGCTGGGTTGCGCGTCAACTTGTCGAGGAGACCATCGAGCTCGGTTTTACTGGTGCGCGATCCGATGACGAGCGACTTCAGTTCGAACCGATAGGGGAGGATTCCGTCATATGTGCCGTTTCGCCTTGTATGGCGGAGTCTGCCGGCTATGGCCTGAGCCAGTCGGAACTGTGTCAGGTACCGTTGGTTGTACGGGAACAGGGATCCGGAACACAGCAGGCGGTATATGAAGCGCTGGCCGATGCCGGCATCCGGCGCGAAGCGTTGCGGACAGTTGCCGTGCTCGGCAGCAACGAGGCTGTCAGGCGGGCTGCTCTGAACGGTACCGGCTACGCTTTTGTATCCAGCATCTCGGTTGCCGAAGATATTGCCAGAGGAGTGCTGGTTACGGTCACCATCCCAGGGCTTTCCATTACCAGAAAATTCTACGCAGCGCGCCGCGCCGGCAGGGAACTGTCGCCTGCCGCTGCAGCACTCTGGCAGTTGATGCTGGCATAG
- a CDS encoding DsrE family protein, with protein sequence MTDITREDFIKTMGVGLGAAVLGGMTAIPGQAAQGEAKKYIVTVTSGGNNPNRAILALLMAWTALDKGYGSVHVWMTLEGAELAVKGKAERIESPIFKKFGSAAELMQKLKGKGATFGVCPPCAEYAGAVGAEKFDFIEKQGADWLMKNAAEAVVAWM encoded by the coding sequence ATGACGGATATCACTCGGGAGGATTTTATCAAGACAATGGGAGTCGGGCTCGGAGCTGCCGTCCTCGGTGGGATGACGGCCATTCCCGGTCAGGCGGCCCAGGGGGAAGCGAAAAAGTACATCGTGACCGTTACCAGCGGCGGCAATAATCCCAATCGGGCCATTCTGGCGCTCTTGATGGCCTGGACGGCTCTTGACAAGGGTTATGGTTCTGTCCATGTCTGGATGACCCTGGAAGGGGCCGAACTGGCTGTAAAGGGCAAGGCTGAAAGGATTGAATCCCCGATCTTCAAAAAATTCGGCAGCGCCGCAGAACTGATGCAGAAACTTAAAGGCAAGGGGGCAACCTTCGGTGTCTGTCCCCCCTGTGCCGAATACGCGGGGGCTGTTGGCGCAGAAAAATTCGATTTCATCGAAAAACAGGGAGCCGACTGGCTGATGAAGAATGCTGCCGAGGCTGTGGTTGCCTGGATGTAA
- a CDS encoding GspE/PulE family protein, with protein sequence MAQETDILRQQLEYRKRLMDKINEIHSADNLNTILITIKDSIAPLFRAERITIYLSDNQRNLLISKVKTGPEVRQIVVPISDTSLSGYCATTGTVVNVKNAYDLHELRMIGSNLKFDDSWDKKSGFTTRQVLCVPMKFQQMLIGVIQIINKNDGSFFNDTDISYATELATSLSIAVHNIYRLSVTTKVARQKARYNYLLDKNLVDDRTLEKAAANPETAKTGTDSVLMREFGVSREDMAKNLSFYFGTEFVVYDPASPPLEDNLLKRVKPERLVKELWMPYRIENGILHVIMEDPTDLGRQDTIKFVYPEYKRISYIGAFRDDIQSYINLFYRYQGAAGTGSSINDLLNKLDAGDEPEMESESQKVSEQDSVIVQLVNKIIMDAVHNRVSDIHIEPFPGREDVRVRMRIDGRCKVYQYIPYKYKYALPSRIKIMCGLDISERRKPQDGKIDFKKFGPLDVELRVATVPTAGQLEDVVMRVLASGEALPFDKLGLTGRNARVLEACINQPYGLILVVGPTGSGKTTTLHSAISVINTPETKIWTAEDPVEITQRGLRQVQVHPRIGFTFAAALRSFLRADPDVIMVGEMRDRETAEIGVEASLTGHLVFSTLHTNSAPETVTRLLDMDLDPFSFSDAILCILAQRLARRLCTACKREYIPEKAELEELITEYGVEEFRNTGIDPGGIRLHRAVGCSKCGESGYKGRLGLHELLEGTEAMKTLVKRKAEIELIRRQAVADGMTTLKQDGILKSLQGLTDLKEVRRVCIK encoded by the coding sequence ATGGCTCAGGAAACGGATATTCTCAGACAGCAGCTCGAATATCGTAAACGGCTGATGGACAAGATCAACGAAATCCATTCCGCTGACAACCTCAATACCATTCTGATCACCATCAAGGACAGCATCGCCCCTCTTTTCCGTGCCGAGCGGATCACGATCTATCTTTCCGACAACCAGCGCAACCTGCTGATCTCGAAGGTCAAGACCGGACCGGAGGTGCGGCAGATCGTGGTGCCGATCAGCGACACCAGCCTTTCCGGCTACTGCGCCACCACCGGCACGGTGGTAAACGTCAAAAACGCCTACGATCTTCACGAACTCAGGATGATCGGCAGCAATCTGAAATTCGACGACAGCTGGGACAAAAAAAGCGGGTTCACCACCAGACAGGTGCTGTGTGTACCGATGAAGTTCCAGCAGATGCTGATCGGGGTTATCCAGATCATCAACAAGAATGACGGCTCCTTCTTCAACGACACCGATATCAGCTATGCAACGGAACTGGCCACCTCGCTTTCCATTGCCGTCCACAACATCTACCGCCTCTCGGTGACCACCAAAGTTGCCCGCCAGAAAGCCCGCTACAATTACCTGCTGGACAAAAACCTGGTGGATGACAGGACCTTGGAGAAAGCGGCGGCCAACCCAGAAACCGCCAAGACCGGGACGGATTCCGTGCTGATGCGCGAATTCGGCGTTTCCCGGGAGGATATGGCCAAAAACCTCTCCTTTTATTTCGGCACCGAATTCGTCGTTTACGACCCTGCATCGCCTCCGCTGGAGGACAATCTGCTCAAACGGGTCAAACCTGAGCGGCTGGTCAAAGAGCTGTGGATGCCCTACCGGATCGAAAACGGCATCCTGCACGTCATCATGGAAGACCCTACCGACCTCGGCCGCCAGGATACGATCAAGTTCGTATACCCTGAATATAAGCGGATCAGTTATATCGGCGCATTCCGGGACGATATACAGAGCTATATCAACCTGTTTTACCGATACCAGGGGGCAGCGGGGACTGGCAGCAGCATCAACGATCTGCTCAACAAACTGGATGCCGGCGATGAACCGGAAATGGAATCGGAATCACAGAAGGTATCGGAACAGGACAGCGTCATCGTTCAACTGGTCAACAAGATCATTATGGACGCGGTCCACAACCGTGTCTCGGATATCCACATCGAACCGTTTCCCGGCAGGGAGGACGTGCGTGTGAGGATGCGCATCGATGGACGCTGCAAGGTCTATCAGTACATCCCTTACAAGTACAAGTATGCCCTGCCCTCGCGCATCAAGATCATGTGCGGGCTGGACATATCCGAACGCCGCAAACCCCAGGACGGCAAAATCGATTTCAAGAAGTTCGGACCGCTCGATGTTGAACTGCGGGTAGCCACGGTACCCACCGCCGGTCAGCTGGAGGATGTGGTCATGCGGGTGCTGGCATCGGGCGAGGCGCTCCCGTTCGACAAACTGGGGCTGACCGGGCGCAATGCCCGCGTTCTTGAAGCTTGCATCAATCAGCCCTACGGCCTGATTCTGGTGGTCGGTCCAACCGGTTCCGGCAAAACCACCACGCTTCATTCGGCCATATCGGTCATCAATACCCCGGAGACAAAGATCTGGACTGCTGAGGATCCGGTGGAGATCACCCAGCGCGGATTGCGTCAGGTACAGGTACATCCCCGGATCGGCTTCACCTTTGCCGCGGCCCTGCGCTCCTTTCTGCGGGCAGATCCCGATGTAATCATGGTAGGCGAGATGCGTGACCGGGAGACGGCCGAGATCGGCGTAGAAGCCTCACTCACCGGTCATCTGGTCTTTTCAACGCTGCACACCAACTCGGCTCCCGAAACCGTCACCCGGCTGCTGGACATGGACCTGGACCCTTTCAGCTTTTCAGACGCGATCCTCTGTATCCTGGCCCAGCGGCTGGCCCGCCGGCTCTGCACTGCCTGCAAACGTGAGTACATACCGGAGAAGGCCGAGCTGGAAGAGCTGATCACGGAATATGGCGTCGAAGAATTCAGGAACACCGGTATCGATCCGGGCGGGATCAGGCTGCATCGGGCGGTCGGATGTTCCAAATGCGGGGAATCGGGCTACAAGGGGCGCCTTGGCCTGCACGAACTGCTGGAAGGGACCGAGGCGATGAAGACGCTCGTCAAACGCAAGGCGGAAATTGAATTGATCAGACGTCAGGCTGTTGCGGACGGAATGACGACCCTGAAACAGGATGGCATTCTCAAAAGCCTGCAGGGCCTGACCGACTTGAAGGAAGTGCGGAGGGTCTGCATCAAATAA
- a CDS encoding M42 family metallopeptidase, translated as MRKESLKFLEKLLDAPSPSGYEQPAQRVFREYVTPFCDEVTTDVMGNVFARVAGKGKNLPRVMVVGHTDEIGLQVKYIDDKGFLFFAAVGGVDAHLTPGKRVAIHTATGPLAGVIGKKPIHLMDAKDRETVVKLESQYIDIGATDKKEAQKLVRVGDAVTFESSFTRLHGDRVASRGFDDKAGCFIVAEVLRLVKGSGKKLNVDLYGVSSVQEEIGLRGGTTSSYSVNPDVGICVEVDFATDQPDVEKKHNGEVALGKGPILPRGANINPRLFDLLNTTAEREKIAVQHTAIPRATGTDANVMQITRGGVATALVKIPLRYMHTPVETISLADLENAARLIAAALEQILSREEFIPQ; from the coding sequence ATGCGGAAAGAGTCATTGAAATTTCTGGAAAAACTGCTTGATGCTCCCAGCCCTTCCGGTTACGAACAGCCGGCTCAGCGGGTCTTCCGTGAGTATGTCACTCCTTTCTGCGATGAAGTCACCACCGATGTCATGGGCAATGTCTTTGCGCGTGTTGCGGGCAAGGGCAAAAACCTGCCGCGGGTAATGGTGGTGGGGCATACCGACGAGATCGGGCTGCAGGTCAAGTACATCGATGACAAGGGTTTTCTGTTTTTTGCCGCCGTGGGAGGGGTGGATGCCCATCTTACCCCCGGCAAACGGGTTGCCATTCACACAGCTACCGGCCCCCTGGCAGGGGTGATCGGCAAAAAACCGATTCACCTGATGGATGCCAAGGACCGGGAAACGGTGGTCAAGTTGGAATCCCAGTACATCGACATCGGTGCCACGGATAAAAAGGAAGCCCAAAAACTGGTCAGGGTCGGAGATGCTGTCACGTTCGAAAGTTCCTTTACCCGTTTGCACGGCGACCGGGTGGCTTCGCGCGGTTTTGACGACAAAGCGGGGTGTTTCATCGTGGCCGAGGTGCTGCGCCTGGTGAAGGGGAGCGGGAAAAAGCTGAACGTCGATCTGTACGGCGTTTCCTCCGTGCAGGAGGAGATTGGTCTGCGCGGCGGCACCACCAGCAGTTACAGCGTCAACCCCGATGTGGGCATTTGCGTGGAGGTGGATTTTGCCACGGATCAGCCGGATGTCGAAAAGAAGCACAACGGAGAGGTGGCGCTCGGCAAGGGACCGATTCTTCCCCGGGGCGCAAACATCAATCCCCGGTTGTTCGACCTGCTGAATACCACTGCCGAACGCGAGAAAATAGCTGTGCAGCATACCGCCATTCCGCGTGCCACCGGAACCGATGCCAACGTGATGCAGATCACCAGGGGAGGGGTCGCTACGGCGCTGGTCAAGATTCCTCTTCGCTATATGCATACTCCGGTGGAAACCATTTCACTGGCCGACCTGGAAAATGCCGCCCGTTTGATCGCGGCAGCTCTGGAGCAGATCTTGTCGCGCGAAGAATTCATTCCGCAGTAG
- the guaB gene encoding IMP dehydrogenase, with protein sequence MPYEKLQEGLTFDDVLLVPAHSMILPRDANLATRLTRNILLNIPLLSAAMDTVTEARTAICMAREGGIGIIHKNLSIQEQAFEVDKVKKSESGMIVDPITMRPNQKISEALDIMQRYRISGVPVTKPNGKLVGILTNRDLRFETDYELPISARMTKRNLVTVAVGTTLEQAREHLKHTRVEKLLVVDDERNLKGLITIKDIEKVKKYPNSCKDSLGRLRVGAAVGPTAEMEARMDALIKAGVDVIVIDTAHGHSQGVIDAVARAKSTFPNCEIIAGNIATAEAAEALIKAKVDGIKVGIGPGSICTTRVVAGVGVPQITAIHECSRMAHKHGIPVIADGGVKYSGDLPKAITAGADSIMIGSLFAGTEESPGDTVLYQGRTYKTYRGMGSIGAMKDGSKDRYFQSEVGDDVKLVPEGIEGMVPLRGPLSANIHQLLGGLRSGMGYTGCATIQELQEKGRFIRITGAGLKESHVHDVTITKEAPNYRVGN encoded by the coding sequence ATGCCCTACGAGAAGCTGCAGGAAGGTCTGACCTTTGACGATGTTCTCCTTGTACCGGCCCACTCGATGATTCTTCCGCGCGACGCCAACCTGGCTACCCGCCTCACCCGCAACATCCTGCTGAATATCCCGCTGTTAAGTGCCGCCATGGACACCGTCACCGAGGCACGCACCGCCATCTGCATGGCACGTGAGGGGGGTATCGGCATCATTCACAAGAACCTGTCGATCCAGGAACAGGCTTTCGAGGTGGACAAGGTCAAAAAGAGCGAGTCCGGGATGATCGTCGACCCGATCACCATGAGGCCCAACCAGAAGATCAGCGAAGCGCTGGACATCATGCAGCGCTACCGTATCTCCGGCGTACCGGTCACCAAGCCCAACGGCAAGCTGGTCGGCATTCTGACCAACCGCGACTTGCGTTTCGAGACCGACTACGAACTGCCCATCTCGGCCCGCATGACCAAACGCAACCTGGTGACCGTTGCGGTCGGCACCACCTTGGAACAGGCCCGTGAACACCTCAAGCACACCCGGGTCGAAAAACTTTTGGTGGTGGACGATGAACGCAACCTGAAAGGGTTGATCACCATCAAGGACATCGAAAAGGTCAAAAAGTATCCCAACTCCTGCAAAGACAGTCTCGGGCGCCTGCGGGTCGGCGCTGCCGTGGGGCCCACGGCCGAGATGGAAGCTCGCATGGATGCCCTGATCAAGGCCGGGGTCGACGTGATCGTTATCGATACTGCACACGGCCATTCCCAAGGAGTGATCGATGCCGTGGCGCGTGCCAAGAGCACTTTCCCGAACTGTGAGATCATCGCCGGCAACATCGCCACGGCCGAGGCGGCCGAGGCCCTGATCAAGGCCAAGGTCGACGGCATCAAGGTCGGCATCGGTCCCGGATCGATCTGCACTACCCGTGTTGTTGCCGGGGTCGGGGTGCCGCAGATAACCGCCATTCACGAATGTTCCCGTATGGCCCACAAGCATGGCATACCGGTGATCGCCGACGGCGGCGTCAAGTACTCGGGAGATCTGCCCAAGGCCATCACGGCCGGAGCCGACAGTATCATGATCGGCTCACTGTTTGCCGGAACCGAGGAATCTCCCGGGGACACCGTGCTCTACCAGGGGCGTACCTACAAGACCTATCGCGGCATGGGCTCCATCGGGGCCATGAAGGACGGCAGCAAGGACCGCTATTTCCAGTCCGAGGTCGGCGATGATGTCAAGCTGGTGCCGGAAGGGATCGAGGGGATGGTTCCGCTGCGCGGACCGCTGTCGGCCAACATCCACCAGTTGCTGGGGGGGCTGCGTTCCGGCATGGGCTACACCGGCTGCGCCACGATTCAGGAGTTGCAGGAAAAGGGGCGCTTCATTCGCATTACCGGCGCCGGCCTGAAAGAGTCCCATGTGCATGATGTGACGATCACCAAGGAAGCGCCGAACTATCGCGTAGGGAATTAG